In Magnolia sinica isolate HGM2019 chromosome 12, MsV1, whole genome shotgun sequence, a single genomic region encodes these proteins:
- the LOC131221907 gene encoding sulfite reductase [ferredoxin], chloroplastic-like: MASIITAWYLYRRYLTMEVVKAQNDNSHGMNFPDSPEPIYGTQFLTRKFKIAVTDPTDNSVDILTNDIGVVVVSNSEGEPQGFNIYVGGGMGRAHRIETTFPRLGEPLGYVLKEDILFVVKAIVVTQ; the protein is encoded by the exons ATGGCTTCGATCATCACTGCATG GTATCTGTATAGGAGATACTTGACCATGGAAGTGGTGAAGGCTCAAAATGACAATTCCCATGGCATGAACTTTCCTGATTCTCCGGAGCCCATTTACGGCACCCAGTTCCTGACTCGGAAGTTCAAGATTGCAGTGACAGATCCCACAGACAACTCAGTAGATATTCTCACAAATGACATCGGTGTTGTAGTAGTTTCTAATTCCGAAGGGGAACCTCAAGGTTTTAACATTTAC GTTGGAGGTGGTATGGGAAGAGCCCATAGGATTGAGACCACTTTCCCTCGTCTGGGTGAGCCACTGGGTTATGTTTTGAAAGAGGATATATTGTTTGTTGTCAAAGCAATTGTCGTTACACAGTGA
- the LOC131221906 gene encoding uncharacterized protein LOC131221906 isoform X3 produces the protein MLALATHEVHFAILREGRCRPHGTDSLPKGIIRETSNLEMRPLWGFPKKKGNAKASNNLLAIAVGIKQKENVNQIVEKLRPNFCDAWSNLASAYMRKGRLNEVA, from the exons ATGCTAGCACTGGCTACACATGAAGTGCATTTTGCAATTCTTAGAGAG GGCCgatgtcgacctcatgggactgATTCATTACCAAAAGGTATAATCCGTGAGACCTCCAACTTAGAGATGCGACCATTATGGGGTTTCCCAAAGAAAAAG GGGAACGCGAAAGCTTCGAATAACTTACTGGCCATTGCAGTTggaataaaacaaaaagaaaatgtgaACCAGATTGTTGAAAAG CTTCGCCCCAATTTCTGTGATGCGTGGTCAAATTTAGCCAGTGCATATATGAGGAAAGGAAGACTTAATGAGGTAGCCTAG
- the LOC131221906 gene encoding uncharacterized protein LOC131221906 isoform X1, producing the protein MLALATHEVHFAILRERISKWELIEVDPLPITQFDNRYKGRCRPHGTDSLPKGIIRETSNLEMRPLWGFPKKKGNAKASNNLLAIAVGIKQKENVNQIVEKLRPNFCDAWSNLASAYMRKGRLNEVA; encoded by the exons ATGCTAGCACTGGCTACACATGAAGTGCATTTTGCAATTCTTAGAGAG AGAATATCAAAATGGGAGCTGATCGAGGTTGATCCGTTGCCAATTACTCAATTTGATAATAGATACAAG GGCCgatgtcgacctcatgggactgATTCATTACCAAAAGGTATAATCCGTGAGACCTCCAACTTAGAGATGCGACCATTATGGGGTTTCCCAAAGAAAAAG GGGAACGCGAAAGCTTCGAATAACTTACTGGCCATTGCAGTTggaataaaacaaaaagaaaatgtgaACCAGATTGTTGAAAAG CTTCGCCCCAATTTCTGTGATGCGTGGTCAAATTTAGCCAGTGCATATATGAGGAAAGGAAGACTTAATGAGGTAGCCTAG
- the LOC131221906 gene encoding uncharacterized protein LOC131221906 isoform X2: MLALATHEVHFAILRERISKWELIEVDPLPITQFDNRYKGRCRPHGTDSLPKGIIRETSNLEMRPLWGFPKKKGNAKASNNLLAIAVGIKQKENVNQIVEKGSGSVYQ, encoded by the exons ATGCTAGCACTGGCTACACATGAAGTGCATTTTGCAATTCTTAGAGAG AGAATATCAAAATGGGAGCTGATCGAGGTTGATCCGTTGCCAATTACTCAATTTGATAATAGATACAAG GGCCgatgtcgacctcatgggactgATTCATTACCAAAAGGTATAATCCGTGAGACCTCCAACTTAGAGATGCGACCATTATGGGGTTTCCCAAAGAAAAAG GGGAACGCGAAAGCTTCGAATAACTTACTGGCCATTGCAGTTggaataaaacaaaaagaaaatgtgaACCAGATTGTTGAAAAG GGAAGTGGATCCGTGTACCAGTGA